In a single window of the Scyliorhinus torazame isolate Kashiwa2021f chromosome 2, sScyTor2.1, whole genome shotgun sequence genome:
- the LOC140393359 gene encoding gamma-crystallin S-1-like, with amino-acid sequence MGKVIFYEDRNFQGRHYECSSDCTDLSPYFSRCNSIRVESDWWVMYERPNYMGYQYVLSRGEYPDYQRWMGFNDNIRSCRSYPHYRGGNYRMKIYERPDFGGQMMESMDDCPSVYDRFRYRDIHSCHVMDGYWIFYEHPNYRGRQYFMRPGEYRRYSDWGGDNSTIGSFRRMRDF; translated from the exons ATGGGAAAG GTCATCTTTTACGAGGACAGGAACTTCCAGGGTCGGCACTATGAGTGCAGTAGCGACTGTACTGACCTGTCCCCTTACTTCAGCCGCTGTAACTCCATCCGTGTTGAGAGTGACTGGTGGGTGATGTATGAGAGACCCAATTACATGGGATACCAGTATGTTCTGAGCAGGGGAGAATATCCTGACTACCAGCGCTGGATGGGATTCAATGACAACATCAGGTCATGTCGCTCCTACCCACAC TACCGAGGTGGAAACTACAGAATGAAGATTTACGAGAGGCCTGACTTTGGAGGACAGATGATGGAATCCATGGATGACTGCCCATCTGTCTATGATCGTTTCCGTTACCGTGACATCCACTCCTGCCATGTGATGGATGGTTACTGGATCTTCTATGAACATCCCAACTACAGAGGCCGACAGTACTTCATGAGACCCGGTGAATACAGGAGATACAGTGACTGGGGCGGCGACAACTCAACTATCGGATCTTTCAGACGCATGAGAGATTTCTAA